The following proteins are encoded in a genomic region of Fusarium oxysporum f. sp. lycopersici 4287 chromosome 1, whole genome shotgun sequence:
- a CDS encoding histone chaperone ASF1, producing MSVVSLLGVNVLNNPAKFTDKYEFEITFECLEPLEKDLEWKLTYVGSATSDQYDQELDSLLVGPIPVGVNKFIFEADAPKTARIPDAEILGVTVILLTCAYDGREFIRVGYYVNNEYDSEELNAEPPAKPIIERVKRNVLAEKPRVTRFAIKWDSEASAPAEYPPEQPEADLVADGDEYGAEEAEEEEAAEADEAEASSKAKASNGEDSEMAGVENEGENAQDEEELSDDGSVDIEGESEEELEEEEEGEGEAEADGDAMEVDSAEKPATSAAKPVSVAS from the exons ATGTCTGTCGTTTCGCTTTTGGGCGTTAATGTCCTGAACAACCCAGCCAAGTTCACCGACAAGTACGAGTTTGAGATTACTTTCGAATGCCTCGAGCCGCTAGAGAAGG ATCTCGAGTGGAAGCTCACTTACGTTGGATCCGCTACCAG TGACCAGTACGACCAAGAACTCGACTCCCTTCTCGTCGGTCCCATCCCCGTTGGCGTCAACAAATTCATTTTCGAGGCCGATGCTCCCAAAACCGCGCGAATTCCCGATGCAGAGATTCTCGGTGTTACCGTCATTCTCCTGACCTGCGCCTACGATGGACGTGAGTTCATTCGCGTCGGTTACTACGTCAACAACGAATATGATTCGGAGGAGCTCAACGCTGAGCCCCCAGCTAAGCCCATTATTGAGCGTGTGAAGCGCAATGTCTTGGCTGAGAAGCCCCGAGTGACTCGATTTGCCATCAAGTG GGACTCCGAGGCATCTGCTCCCGCTGAGTACCCTCCTGAGCAACCCGAGGCTGATCTTGTCGCCGACGGCGACGAATACGGTgctgaagaggctgaggaggaggaagccgCTGAAGCTGACGAGGCTGAGGCTAgctccaaggccaaggccagcaaCGGAGAGGATTCAGAGATGGCTGGTGTGGAGAACGAAGGAGAGAATGCtcaagatgaggaggagctgTCCGATGACGGCAGTGTCGACATCGAGGGCGagagtgaggaggagcttgaggaggaggaggaaggaGAGGGCGAGGCTGAGGCCGATGGTGATGCCATGGAGGTTGACAGTGCCGAGAAGCCCGCCACATCAGCTGCCAAGCCCGTGAGTGTCGCTTCCTAA
- a CDS encoding peroxiredoxin (alkyl hydroperoxide reductase subunit C) (At least one base has a quality score < 10) — translation MSFRAPIRRIALARPALAARGFHSTPRAFVRVGQEIPNLDVLLEDSPGNKVNLAEEFKSANGYIVGVPAAFSGTCSSKHIPSYINHPKLKQAGQVFVVSVNDPFVMKAWSEQLDPAKQTGIRFLGDPTGEFTKALDLGFEAYEVFGGMRGKRYALKVEDGKVSKAYVEPDNTGSAVSMAEQVLD, via the exons ATGTCCTTCAGAGCTCCTATCCGACGTATTGCCCTCGCCAGGCCTGCTTTGGCTGCGCGGGGCTTCCACTCAACCCCTCGTGCTTTTGTCCGCGTGGGCCAAGAGATTCCTAACCTTGACGTCCTTCTGGAGGACTCGCCCGGTAACAAAGTCAATCTCGCGGAGGAGTTCAAGTCAGCCAATGGATACATCGTCGGCGTTCCTGCTGCCTTCTCCGGAACGTGCTCCAGCAAGCACATCCCCTCTTACATCAACCACCCCAAGCTCAAGCAGGCTGGCCAGGTCTTTGTTGTATCTGTCAATGATCCGTTTGT CATGAAGGCTTGGAGCGAGCAGCTCGACCCCGCCAAGCAGACCGGT ATCCGATTCCTTGGTGACCCTACTGGTGAGTTCACTAAGGCCCTGGACCTTGGCTTCGAGGCGTACGAGGTCTTTGGTGGTATGCGAGGAAAGCGATATGCCCTCAAGGTGGAGGATGGCAAGGTCAGCAAGGCGTACGTGGAGCCTGACAATACTGGTAGCGCTG TCTCCATGGCAGAGCAAGTGCTCGACTAG
- a CDS encoding mRNA 3'-end-processing protein RNA14 (At least one base has a quality score < 10), with the protein MASEGASWGGEDTGAPGFQVQHSEEQVDNYAQDSLASGDADTADNGTEDDGGEYDPESVTIGTPAPVAEQSAATAQRQPSKPKMSGGFIVEASDDEDEGEDEADQPSNTAPQSEEVPSLPHPGRSTASDEPAQPAPTHTPVPPAVPSNVTPALAGLDPVALLEARVKEDPRGDMDAWLNLIADHRRSSRLDQARSTYNRFLEIFPQAADVWVEWIEMELGLDNFVDAEQLFGRCLMTVPNVKLWTVYLNYIRRRNDLNNDPSGQARRTITQSYEFVIDNIGVDRDSGNIWQDYVQFVKNGPGQIGGTGWQDQQKMDQLRKVYQRAISVPMLTVNNLWKEYDQFEMGLNKMTGRKFIQERSPGYMSAKSANIALDNITRHLRRTNLPRLPPAPGFDGDQEFRDQVELWKKWIAWEKEDPLVLKTDEPKTYNQRVLYVYKQALMALRFWPEIWVDAAEWCFQNDIRENDKELGTELLLEGIRANRESVLLALKHADHIEVNYPGKEVDKAEFAQAVRKPYDDVLETLYEMGDKVKEREKLEVSTLRQAAAQDLVQASIEHNDDDDDEEDSKPKRSPMEERILAIQRGYAAETQLLSRTISYVWIALARAMRRIQGKGNQSEGGLRKVFTDARQKGRLTSDVYVAVALLESVVYKDPVGAKIFERGARLFPNDEMFMIEYLKYLHSKDDTTNARAVFETCVTRLVSKPETLAKAKPLYAYFHKYESQYGELSQISKLEDRMAELFPEDPKLKSFVARFSSDKFDPIAAPIIISKTVQMRPKQVMPTMVEQPISLRNSPMPARQEQSPRPQYVRATASPKRPLAVDDDELNPPKRLARGVSPLKGAAGRRLDQQRRNQASALHRDITFLLNILPPSQSFDAQRVNPTAMVSILRDVQLPDAATLKATGGGQARFGNPPHTRQPSGEFGSRPLSPYGRVASAAGGYRNSPLRPESGNTFQANPYPPPDPNGQLPMWPQVPGGYGAPAPGQFGGYRFQ; encoded by the exons ATGGCTTCCGAAGGTGCTTCATGGGGAGGAGAGGATACTGGCGCGCCGGGTTTTCAAGTTCAGCATAGCGAGGAACAAGTTGATAACTACGCTCAAGACTCTCTTGCCTCTGGTGACGCTGATACAGCAGATAATGGTACAGAAGATGATGGGGGAGAATATGATCCAGAGTCAGTCACCATTGGTACACCTGCGCCGGTTGCTGAACAATCTGCGGCCACTGCTCAACGTCAACCGTCCAAGCCCAAGATGTCAGGGGGCTTTATTGTTGAAGCAtccgatgacgaggatgagggtgaagatgaagctgacCAGCCTTCCAATACTGCTCCTCAATCGGAAGAAGTGCCCTCGCTCCCCCATCCTGGCCGTTCCACTGCATCTGATGAACCCGCTCAGCCAGCTCCAACCCATACACCTGTCCCTCCTGCTGTTCCTTCCAATGTGACTCCAGCTTTGGCTGGTCTCGATCCTGTTGCTCTCCTCGAGGCTCGTGTTAAAGAGGACCCTCGTGGGGATATGGATGCTTGGCTTAACTTGATCGCCGACCATAGACGCTCAAGCCGACTTGATCAGGCTCGAAGTACCTATAATCGTTTTCTCGAAATATTTCCACAAGCT GCTGACGTCTGGGTCGAATGGATCGAGATGGAGCTTGGTCTCGACAACTTTGTCGATGCTGAACAGCTTTTTGGAAGATGTCTGATGACTGTACCCAATGTCAAGCTGTGGACAGTCTATCTCAACTATATTCGCCGCCGCAACGATCTCAACAATGATCCTTCGGGTCAAGCTCGCCGAACTATTACCCAGTCCTATGAGTTTGTCATCGACAACATTGGTGTGGACCGAGATTCCGGCAATATCTGGCAAGATTATGTCCAGTTCGTCAAAAACGGCCCCGGCCAAATCGGCGGTACAGGTTGGCAGGACCAACAAAAGATGGATCAATTGCGCAAGGTATATCAACGCGCTATTTCCGTGCCTATGTTGACCGTCAACAATCTCTGGAAGGAGTATGACCAGTTCGAGATGGGACTGAATAAGATGACT GGACGCAAATTCATACAAGAGCGCTCGCCAGGCTATATGTCGGCCAAGAGTGCCAATATTGCTTTGGACAACATCACCCGGCACCTCAGACGCACTAATCTTCCCAGGTTACCGCCAGCTCCAGGCTTTGATGGGGACCAGGAATTCAGAGACCAGGTCGAACTGTGGAAGAAGTGGATCGCTTGGGAGAAAGAGGATCCCCTTGTCTTGAAAACCGACGAGCCCAAAACATACAACCAACGGGTACTCTATGTCTACAAGCAAGCGTTGATGGCACTCCGTTTCTGGCCTGAGATCTGGGTTGATGCGGCAGAGTGGTGTTTCCAAAACGACATCCGGGAAAACGACAAAGAATTGGGCACAGAATTGCTGCTTGAAGGCATTCGAGCAAACCGTGAAAGTGTTTTGCTCGCCTTGAAACACGCAGACCACATTGAAGTCAACTATCCTGGCAAAGAGGTCGACAAGGCCGAGTTTGCCCAGGCTGTCCGAAAGCCATACGATGATGTTCTCGAAACATTGTACGAAATGGGTGACAAAGTCAAAGAGCGGGAGAAGTTGGAGGTCTCTACATTGAGACAGGCTGCCGCACAAGATCTGGTTCAAGCTTCCATCGAACAcaatgatgacgacgacgacgaggaagacagCAAGCCTAAGCGTTCGCCCATGGAAGAACGCATTCTTGCAATCCAGAGAGGATATGCTGCTGAAACACAACTTCTGTCCCGTACGATTTCCTATGTCTGGATTGCTCTCGCAAGGGCCATGCGCCGCATTCAAGGCAAAGGCAATCAGTCAGAAGGTGGTTTGCGCAAAGTCTTCACTGATGCACGCCAGAAGGGACGACTCACAAGCGATGTCTACGTAGccgttgctcttcttgagtCTGTTGTCTACAAGGATCCTGTAGGCGCCAAGATCTTCGAAAGAGGCGCCCGTCTGTTCCCCAACGATGAGATGTTCATGATAGAATACTTGAAGTATCTTCATTCCAAGGATGACACGACTA ATGCGCGAGCCGTATTCGAGACTTGTGTCACCCGACTGGTTTCCAAACCAGAGACTCTAGCAAAGGCAAAGCCGCTTTACGCTTATTTCCACAAGTACGAATCGCAGTATGGCGAGCTATCGCAAATCTCAAAGCTAGAGGACCGGATGGCAGAACTCTTCCCTGAGGACCCCAAACTGAAGTCTTTTGTTGCCAGGTTTTCATCCGACAAGTTTGACCCAATTGCTGCCCCCATTATCATTTCGAAGACAGTGCAAATGAGGCCAAAGCAAGTCATGCCCACTATGGTCGAGCAGCCTATCTCGCTGCGAAACAGCCCCATGCCAGCGCGACAAGAACAGAGTCCCCGTCCTCAGTATGTTCGGGCAACTGCTTCTCCAAAACGGCCTCTTGCCGTagacgatgatgagcttAACCCCCCCAAACGACTCGCTAGAGGAGTGTCACCTCTCAAGGGTGCAGCGGGCCGCCGCCTTGACCAGCAGCGCCGGAACCAAGCATCAGCGTTACACAGGGATATCACTTTCCTTCTTAATATCCTTCCCCCTTCTCAGAGCTTTGACGCACAGCGCGTTAACCCCACGGCCATGGTCTCCATTCTCCGGGACGTCCAACTTCCTGATGCCGCCACGTTGAAAGCTACAGGTGGTGGCCAGGCACGCTTTGGTAATCCCCCCCACACTAGACAACCTTCGGGCGAGTTCGGCAGCAGGCCGCTGAGCCCATACGGAAGAGTGGCGTCTGCAGCCGGCGGGTATAGGAACTCGCCGCTGCGGCCGGAGAGTGGAAATACCTTCCAAGCCAACCCCTATCCTCCTCCTGACCCGAACGGCCAACTGCCCATGTGGCCGCAGGTACCTGGTGGCTACGGCGCACCGGCACCAGGGCAGTTTGGAGGATATCGATTTCAATAA
- a CDS encoding nuclear transcription factor Y, alpha codes for MDYSQYQQGQNTHPGYANSTTANNIASPTNTIPQHTVQSSPVIASQQQQTQPQGHNMYGPQYGVAQQGMHYAMPGIQAAAMAATAAASGTNYGYMSSDPNIPQSSPRMGANAKKDGRQSPRMNSMSQMPGRRMSQVTSPGVPTAPMMSHAGARPGVAPSQMPAPQMQHPQSPEMPAASGAEESPLYVNAKQFHRILKRRVARQKLEEQLRLTSKGRKPYLHESRHNHAMRRPRGPGGRFLTAEEVAAMDREGEKSVDGKDNSAGESSGTTGTKRKSEAGSATSNKKAKTDTASPGDEDEDEG; via the coding sequence ATGGACTACAGTCAATACCAACAAGGCCAAAATACACATCCCGGTTACGCGAACTCTACTACTGCTAACAACATCGCTTCACCAACGAATACCATTCCCCAGCACACGGTACAATCCTCACCTGTCATcgcttctcaacagcagcaaacTCAACCACAAGGACACAACATGTACGGACCACAATACGGAGTGGCACAACAGGGCATGCACTATGCGATGCCCGGTATACAGGCGGCTGCGATGGCAGCAACCGCCGCTGCTTCTGGCACCAACTACGGTTATATGTCTTCAGATCCCAATATTCCGCAAAGTTCGCCTCGCATGGGTGCCAATGCCAAAAAGGACGGACGGCAATCCCCTCGAATGAACAGCATGTCCCAAATGCCCGGCCGTCGAATGAGCCAGGTTACGAGCCCCGGCGTTCCGACGGCGCCCATGATGAGCCATGCCGGTGCTCGACCAGGCGTTGCCCCATCTCAGATGCCCGCTCCCCAGATGCAACACCCGCAATCCCCGGAAATGCCGGCCGCGAGTGGTGCGGAGGAGTCGCCGCTTTACGTGAACGCTAAGCAATTTCATCGCATTCTCAAGCGTCGTGTTGCTCGACAGAAACTTGAGGAACAGCTTCGACTGACGTCAAAAGGACGCAAACCATATCTTCACGAGTCACGCCATAATCATGCTATGCGCAGACCTCGCGGTCCTGGTGGACGTTTCCTCACTGCCGAGGAGGTGGCAGCAATGGACCGCGAAGGTGAAAAGAGTGTCGATGGCAAAGATAATTCTGCTGGGGAAAGCTCTGGCACTACGGGAACAAAGCGCAAGTCTGAAGCCGGCTCGGCCACCTCAAACAAGAAAGCTAAGACGGACACAGCCAGCCCAggggatgaagatgaagatgagggttGA
- a CDS encoding nuclear transcription factor Y, alpha: MDYSQYQQGQNTHPGYANSTTANNIASPTNTIPQHTVQSSPVIASQQQQTQPQGHNMYGPQYGVAQQGMHYAMPGIQAAAMAATAAASGTNYGYMSSDPNIPQSSPRMGANAKKDGRQSPRMNSMSQMPGRRMSQVTSPGVPTAPMMSHAGARPGVAPSQMPAPQMQHPQSPEMPAASGAEESPLYVNAKQFHRILKRRVARQKLEEQLRLTSKGRKPYLHESRHNHAMRRPRGPGGRFLTAEEVAAMDREGEKSVDGKDNSAGESSGTTGTKPSPGDEDEDEG, encoded by the exons ATGGACTACAGTCAATACCAACAAGGCCAAAATACACATCCCGGTTACGCGAACTCTACTACTGCTAACAACATCGCTTCACCAACGAATACCATTCCCCAGCACACGGTACAATCCTCACCTGTCATcgcttctcaacagcagcaaacTCAACCACAAGGACACAACATGTACGGACCACAATACGGAGTGGCACAACAGGGCATGCACTATGCGATGCCCGGTATACAGGCGGCTGCGATGGCAGCAACCGCCGCTGCTTCTGGCACCAACTACGGTTATATGTCTTCAGATCCCAATATTCCGCAAAGTTCGCCTCGCATGGGTGCCAATGCCAAAAAGGACGGACGGCAATCCCCTCGAATGAACAGCATGTCCCAAATGCCCGGCCGTCGAATGAGCCAGGTTACGAGCCCCGGCGTTCCGACGGCGCCCATGATGAGCCATGCCGGTGCTCGACCAGGCGTTGCCCCATCTCAGATGCCCGCTCCCCAGATGCAACACCCGCAATCCCCGGAAATGCCGGCCGCGAGTGGTGCGGAGGAGTCGCCGCTTTACGTGAACGCTAAGCAATTTCATCGCATTCTCAAGCGTCGTGTTGCTCGACAGAAACTTGAGGAACAGCTTCGACTGACGTCAAAAGGACGCAAACCATATCTTCACGAGTCACGCCATAATCATGCTATGCGCAGACCTCGCGGTCCTGGTGGACGTTTCCTCACTGCCGAGGAGGTGGCAGCAATGGACCGCGAAGGTGAAAAGAGTGTCGATGGCAAAGATAATTCTGCTGGGGAAAGCTCTGGCACTACGGGAACAAAGC CCAGCCCAggggatgaagatgaagatgagggttGA